One stretch of Chryseobacterium indologenes DNA includes these proteins:
- a CDS encoding alpha/beta hydrolase-fold protein, with protein MGGYGATNIGITYNKTFGIVGSSCGALDFNSFGEGYNKYMVNKVLGPLESLKPGFLTDSKIKLMATAGQHYIFDCGTEDIQMIGQNRKFHTKLTDQKIQHLYMESLGVHDNQYWSHSLSDQLTLFDKYFK; from the coding sequence ATGGGTGGCTATGGAGCTACAAATATTGGAATTACCTATAATAAAACCTTTGGGATCGTTGGAAGTTCATGTGGAGCTTTAGATTTTAATTCATTTGGAGAAGGATACAATAAATACATGGTCAATAAAGTGCTAGGGCCTTTAGAGTCCTTAAAACCAGGTTTCCTTACAGACAGCAAAATCAAATTAATGGCTACAGCCGGACAACACTATATTTTCGACTGTGGAACAGAAGATATCCAGATGATCGGACAAAACAGGAAATTCCATACAAAGCTTACTGATCAAAAAATACAGCATCTGTATATGGAATCTCTGGGAGTTCATGACAATCAATACTGGAGCCATTCACTTTCAGATCAACTGACTTTATTTGATAAATATTTTAAATAA
- a CDS encoding aminotransferase class I/II-fold pyridoxal phosphate-dependent enzyme — MLKNISHFQDALHKRKQEGTLRSLQPKTGGCDFYSNDYLGLSTNKELQNILLKEVNENPLLLSGSTGSRLISGNSRIVTLTEDFIAERHSFSSALLFPCGYHANLALFSALPKRHDTVIVDEQIHRSVHDGCKMSNARKLKFRHNDTEHLESILKRQEGHCYIAIESLYSMEGDFAPIKEIAKLANKYEAGLIIDEAHAFGVLGYGLVERYGLTDQVTANVITYGKALGAHGAAILCNSSLKSYLINFASPFIYTTAAQDFQWMSIKAGYAFLDHHQELPLQLQENIKTFRSRGLSSPSSAISPIQAIIIPDNQKLKSLQKILSEQGFLTYAIYSPTVKEGSERLRICLHSFNTEMEIIRLTEIIKDFI, encoded by the coding sequence ATGCTTAAAAACATCAGTCATTTTCAAGATGCTCTCCATAAAAGAAAACAGGAGGGTACATTACGATCTTTACAGCCAAAAACTGGTGGATGTGATTTTTATTCAAATGATTATCTTGGATTATCCACAAATAAAGAACTCCAAAATATCCTTTTAAAGGAGGTTAATGAAAATCCTCTACTGCTTTCCGGAAGTACAGGTTCCCGGCTCATCAGTGGAAATAGCAGAATCGTAACATTGACAGAGGATTTTATTGCTGAACGGCATAGCTTTTCTTCCGCATTGTTGTTTCCATGCGGTTATCATGCCAATTTGGCTCTTTTTTCTGCTCTTCCCAAACGCCATGATACTGTTATTGTGGATGAACAGATTCATCGTTCCGTACATGATGGATGCAAAATGTCGAATGCCAGAAAGCTAAAATTCAGACATAATGATACCGAGCATCTGGAAAGCATCTTAAAAAGACAGGAAGGACATTGCTATATCGCTATTGAAAGTCTTTATTCCATGGAAGGAGATTTTGCACCCATTAAAGAAATCGCGAAACTGGCGAATAAATACGAAGCGGGTTTAATCATTGATGAAGCCCATGCATTTGGAGTGTTAGGATATGGTTTGGTTGAAAGATATGGATTGACGGATCAGGTTACAGCTAATGTAATCACTTATGGCAAAGCATTGGGAGCTCATGGTGCTGCAATACTTTGTAATAGTTCATTAAAATCATACCTGATCAATTTTGCATCTCCGTTTATTTACACAACTGCCGCACAGGATTTTCAATGGATGAGTATTAAAGCAGGATACGCTTTTTTAGATCATCATCAGGAGCTTCCCCTACAACTTCAGGAAAATATAAAGACATTCCGAAGCCGGGGATTATCTTCTCCATCTTCAGCAATAAGTCCTATTCAGGCTATTATCATTCCTGATAACCAGAAGCTGAAATCTTTACAGAAAATACTATCAGAACAAGGATTTTTAACTTATGCCATATATAGCCCAACGGTAAAAGAAGGAAGTGAAAGACTACGGATATGTCTTCACAGTTTTAATACAGAAATGGAAATTATAAGGCTTACAGAAATTATTAAAGACTTTATTTAA
- a CDS encoding MFS transporter, whose product MKKYAYIGCLGFIAVITTEFGIIGILPQVAEHYKISIDKAGYLLSAFALVIALTGPFMTLLTSGIDRKKIMTVAILMFLITGIISSFSPPFWLLMLVRILPAFLQPVYIATALSVAISGAETTRKNELMSIVFNGVAIAMVTTVPFATWISGLYSWEYSFIIQATVSLIALGTIYFVLPSMPVKEKRSYGSQIRILKQPSFILSTLTNFFMITAWFSTYSYFADYLGKAKGMDTSMVSYMLFLFGIIGIIANRIAGKMLNKNVTLTLAVFLSGTVFIPILLSVSEENLVATIIVIGIWGFLYSPSFLNASTYMISAAPDALEFANSLATSFGNLGVTLGTTIGGWIIITKGVEYIPWIGFVFGLLAFLTMILRGLFEKRKAFLQGCTD is encoded by the coding sequence ATGAAAAAGTATGCATACATTGGGTGTTTAGGCTTTATTGCGGTTATCACTACAGAATTTGGAATCATTGGAATCCTGCCACAGGTTGCGGAACATTATAAAATCAGTATAGACAAAGCAGGATATCTTTTAAGTGCTTTTGCTTTGGTTATTGCTCTTACGGGACCTTTTATGACGTTGCTGACTTCAGGAATTGATCGAAAGAAAATAATGACAGTTGCTATTCTTATGTTTCTGATCACAGGAATTATTTCTTCCTTTTCACCCCCGTTCTGGCTATTGATGCTTGTAAGAATTCTTCCTGCATTTTTACAACCCGTCTATATTGCAACTGCTTTGTCAGTAGCGATTTCGGGAGCAGAAACAACCAGAAAAAATGAGCTGATGAGTATTGTTTTCAATGGGGTCGCCATAGCCATGGTCACCACTGTTCCTTTTGCCACATGGATTTCCGGGCTATATTCCTGGGAATATTCATTTATCATACAAGCCACCGTCAGTTTGATTGCGCTGGGCACTATTTATTTTGTTCTTCCTTCAATGCCTGTCAAAGAGAAAAGGTCGTATGGAAGTCAGATCAGGATTTTAAAACAACCATCATTTATTTTAAGTACACTCACTAACTTCTTTATGATTACAGCCTGGTTTTCTACTTATAGTTATTTTGCAGATTATCTGGGGAAAGCAAAAGGAATGGATACTTCTATGGTAAGTTATATGCTATTTTTATTCGGAATCATAGGAATTATAGCCAATAGAATTGCTGGTAAAATGCTTAATAAGAATGTTACTCTTACCCTGGCTGTGTTTCTTTCGGGAACGGTATTCATTCCAATATTATTATCTGTTTCAGAGGAAAATCTAGTAGCAACGATTATTGTTATAGGGATTTGGGGATTCCTGTATTCTCCAAGCTTTCTTAATGCTTCTACGTATATGATCTCTGCAGCTCCTGATGCTTTGGAATTTGCCAATAGCCTGGCTACTTCATTTGGAAATCTGGGGGTTACTTTAGGAACAACTATTGGAGGCTGGATCATTATCACCAAAGGAGTAGAGTATATCCCTTGGATTGGTTTTGTATTTGGACTTCTTGCTTTCCTGACGATGATATTAAGAGGTCTGTTTGAAAAGAGAAAGGCATTTCTTCAGGGCTGTACAGATTAA
- a CDS encoding nucleosidase, which produces MIKINNEHHYPIADTLFVFALDSEAGTVFDGKNKLITGIGKVNAAIELTKEIQSRRPKLIINLGSAGSKGFHKGEVVCCTKFIQRDMDVRGLGFKMYETPLSGVPPVLEYGLKMETLKEGICGSGDSFEMNHSETAYNIVDMEAYPLALIAQKENIPFLCLKYISDDAGSDAADDWSIQVHLASEAFKKILFS; this is translated from the coding sequence ATGATAAAAATTAATAATGAACATCATTATCCTATTGCAGATACTCTTTTCGTTTTTGCATTAGATTCTGAAGCCGGAACGGTATTCGACGGTAAAAATAAATTGATAACGGGAATAGGGAAAGTAAATGCAGCCATAGAACTTACCAAAGAAATCCAGAGCAGAAGGCCGAAATTGATTATCAATTTAGGATCTGCAGGAAGCAAAGGATTTCACAAAGGGGAAGTGGTTTGCTGTACAAAATTTATCCAAAGAGATATGGATGTAAGAGGTCTTGGGTTTAAAATGTATGAAACTCCATTATCCGGGGTTCCGCCTGTTTTGGAATATGGCCTTAAAATGGAGACTTTAAAAGAAGGAATCTGTGGAAGCGGTGACAGTTTTGAAATGAATCATTCTGAAACAGCTTATAATATTGTAGATATGGAGGCTTATCCATTAGCGCTCATCGCCCAAAAAGAAAACATCCCGTTTCTTTGCTTAAAATACATTTCTGATGATGCAGGGAGCGATGCTGCTGATGACTGGAGTATACAGGTACATCTGGCCTCTGAAGCATTTAAAAAAATATTATTTTCATAA
- a CDS encoding 3-oxoacyl-[acyl-carrier-protein] synthase III C-terminal domain-containing protein, which produces MKLGHTYFYHPEHAETNQMVIEQFEQQNISMQKIQNALGRNTRFIVTEESAETSLSMGIEAAKAVLRESNISILDIDIIVFVTSTPEHHIPCDAIKIHDALGGKPNTLCYDINVNCIGAFVALDQVTKYLEGSYSAQKALVICSEKLSSILDPENPVTAFCFSDSSFAFIVEKDGSASGLVDVIYHTDSSFHNSVLFPPKGHSCRQENDLTMWDTSFDGSGSVDFALNDMAFFLERNHLTIDMVDLFLFSQLSIKNINILCDHFALHPEKVPFYSKEVGYTGSSSPFLALHQYQKKVRKIQKGELILIWTLGAGYQAGLMLWKY; this is translated from the coding sequence ATGAAACTAGGTCACACTTATTTTTATCATCCGGAACACGCGGAAACTAATCAAATGGTTATTGAACAATTTGAGCAGCAGAATATATCTATGCAAAAAATCCAGAATGCATTGGGACGCAATACTCGGTTTATAGTAACAGAAGAATCTGCGGAAACATCGCTTTCCATGGGAATTGAAGCAGCAAAAGCAGTGCTCAGAGAAAGCAATATTTCGATTCTGGATATTGATATCATTGTATTTGTAACCTCTACACCGGAACACCATATCCCTTGTGATGCGATTAAAATACATGATGCATTAGGAGGTAAACCTAACACTTTATGTTATGACATCAATGTCAATTGTATTGGAGCTTTTGTAGCACTGGACCAGGTTACCAAATATCTGGAAGGATCTTATTCTGCTCAGAAAGCACTTGTTATTTGCTCAGAAAAATTATCAAGTATACTGGACCCTGAAAATCCGGTCACTGCATTTTGCTTTTCAGACTCCTCATTTGCTTTTATTGTAGAAAAAGATGGCTCTGCTTCAGGTTTAGTGGATGTTATTTATCATACAGACAGCAGCTTTCATAATTCGGTTTTGTTTCCTCCAAAAGGGCATTCCTGCCGTCAGGAAAATGATCTGACAATGTGGGACACTTCTTTTGATGGCAGTGGCAGTGTAGATTTCGCATTGAATGATATGGCCTTTTTTTTGGAGCGTAATCATCTGACCATTGATATGGTGGATCTGTTTTTATTTTCCCAATTATCCATCAAAAATATCAATATCCTTTGTGACCATTTTGCTCTGCATCCGGAAAAAGTTCCATTCTATTCAAAAGAAGTAGGGTATACCGGTTCTTCTAGCCCTTTTCTGGCATTGCATCAATATCAAAAGAAAGTAAGAAAGATTCAGAAAGGGGAACTTATTCTGATATGGACTCTGGGAGCAGGGTACCAGGCAGGATTAATGCTCTGGAAGTACTAA
- a CDS encoding alpha/beta hydrolase-fold protein, whose translation MKKLLNIVVLTTFAHFPAQKIIHQEIFSPKMNKKIKTIIITPNLQPNTTYPSVYILHGFSGNPDRIIKEDIPDIVQKAQDYKTIYVLPDGNYSSWYVDSPIIKDSQYQTFIGKELVEFIIKIIR comes from the coding sequence ATGAAAAAGTTACTCAATATTGTTGTTCTGACTACTTTTGCCCATTTTCCTGCGCAAAAAATTATTCATCAGGAAATTTTCAGCCCCAAAATGAATAAAAAGATCAAAACGATCATCATTACTCCCAATCTGCAACCCAATACAACGTATCCATCGGTCTATATTCTTCATGGTTTCAGTGGTAATCCGGATAGAATTATCAAAGAGGATATTCCTGATATTGTTCAGAAAGCCCAGGATTATAAGACCATTTATGTATTACCTGATGGAAATTACAGTTCCTGGTATGTAGACAGTCCGATCATAAAAGACTCTCAGTATCAAACTTTTATCGGGAAAGAGCTTGTTGAATTTATTATAAAAATTATCCGGTAA
- a CDS encoding DsbA family oxidoreductase, with the protein MKIEIWSDIMCPFCYIGKNNFEQALEKLPFKDEVEVEWKSFQLDPTLDYDKTQNTIQYFREKKGVQEAQATQMLAQVTQMGKGAGIDFNFEKALITNTFSAHRLLHLAKKYHKSNEMEEALFIAHFIEGKNVGDSEVLISLAENLGIDKEEAREAVTSDQLDYEVNQDIMEARNNGVSGVPFFVLNGKYAVSGAQPVEVFENALQQTYKETVSPFKNLSGGNGASCDADGCNI; encoded by the coding sequence ATGAAAATAGAAATCTGGTCGGATATAATGTGTCCGTTTTGCTATATCGGAAAAAATAACTTTGAGCAGGCGTTGGAAAAATTACCATTTAAGGACGAAGTGGAGGTGGAGTGGAAGAGTTTTCAACTTGATCCAACTTTAGATTATGATAAGACTCAAAATACTATCCAGTATTTTAGAGAAAAAAAAGGAGTTCAGGAAGCTCAGGCTACTCAAATGCTGGCTCAGGTTACTCAAATGGGAAAAGGAGCTGGAATTGATTTTAATTTTGAAAAGGCATTAATTACGAATACTTTCAGCGCCCACAGACTTCTTCATTTGGCTAAAAAGTACCACAAATCCAATGAAATGGAAGAAGCATTATTTATCGCTCATTTTATTGAGGGTAAAAATGTAGGGGATTCTGAGGTTTTGATTTCCCTTGCTGAGAACTTAGGCATTGATAAAGAAGAAGCCAGAGAAGCTGTGACCTCTGATCAGCTGGATTATGAAGTGAATCAGGATATTATGGAAGCAAGAAACAATGGAGTTTCAGGAGTTCCTTTCTTTGTTCTCAACGGAAAATATGCAGTTTCAGGGGCACAGCCTGTAGAAGTTTTTGAAAATGCCTTGCAACAGACTTATAAAGAGACGGTAAGTCCTTTTAAAAATTTATCGGGAGGCAACGGAGCTTCTTGTGATGCAGATGGATGCAACATTTAA
- a CDS encoding Crp/Fnr family transcriptional regulator, whose translation MNNLEFLKQINSYYPLSDETTADLAKICSEESFQKNEHLLESGNMARYYYFIQSGLIGYYTTDDEGNNRYKIFFEENSFVASTSAIIKNEPSEFSIIALEDCSVIKYPVKAFRELLEKHHDLALFHIRYLEKNWVVKKEPLEVSLKFETAKQRYLLLLENKPLHDRLKQHHIASYLGVTPTQLSRIRKNTNKL comes from the coding sequence ATGAATAATTTAGAATTCCTAAAACAAATTAACTCTTATTATCCATTATCAGATGAAACCACTGCAGACTTAGCAAAAATCTGCAGTGAAGAAAGCTTTCAAAAAAATGAACATCTTCTGGAATCTGGTAACATGGCAAGGTATTATTATTTCATACAATCCGGTTTAATAGGATATTATACAACAGATGACGAGGGAAACAACAGGTATAAGATTTTTTTTGAGGAAAACAGCTTTGTGGCTTCCACCTCTGCTATTATCAAAAATGAACCCAGTGAATTTAGTATTATTGCTCTTGAAGACTGCTCAGTCATTAAATATCCGGTGAAAGCTTTTCGGGAATTATTAGAAAAACATCATGATCTTGCACTGTTTCATATTCGTTATCTGGAAAAAAACTGGGTGGTCAAAAAGGAACCGCTTGAAGTTTCCTTAAAGTTTGAAACCGCAAAACAGCGGTATTTATTATTACTTGAAAATAAGCCTTTGCATGATCGCTTAAAACAACATCATATAGCTTCCTACCTTGGAGTAACCCCTACACAATTGAGCCGCATCAGAAAGAATACCAATAAATTGTAA
- the bioD gene encoding dethiobiotin synthase — protein sequence MKLFITGIGTEIGKTVCSAILVQHFKADYWKPVQSGDLHYTDSDKIKNWTDQTICHPETYRLQLAASPHQSAKAENIQINLNEFQLPETQNSLIVEGAGGLMVPLSEDTFMMDLIEKLKIPTALVVRNYLGCINHTLLSVMALQQRNIILEYLILNGEFPQDTESVICHYMKKETKIIKIPEIKSTDNEQITTAAKQLIITKL from the coding sequence ATGAAATTATTTATAACAGGAATAGGAACCGAAATAGGAAAAACCGTCTGTTCCGCCATTTTAGTACAACATTTTAAAGCTGATTACTGGAAGCCTGTACAATCAGGAGATCTTCATTATACAGACAGTGATAAAATTAAAAACTGGACTGATCAAACAATATGTCACCCTGAAACGTACCGTCTTCAATTGGCAGCATCTCCGCATCAGTCTGCAAAAGCAGAAAATATACAGATCAATCTTAATGAATTCCAACTACCGGAAACTCAAAATTCTTTGATCGTAGAAGGAGCTGGAGGATTAATGGTACCGCTTTCAGAGGATACTTTTATGATGGATCTGATTGAAAAACTAAAAATTCCCACGGCTTTGGTAGTGAGAAATTATTTAGGATGTATCAATCATACATTGCTTTCAGTGATGGCTCTGCAACAAAGAAATATCATTCTTGAATATCTTATTCTCAACGGTGAATTCCCCCAAGACACCGAAAGTGTGATCTGTCATTACATGAAAAAAGAAACAAAAATTATCAAAATACCTGAAATTAAAAGCACGGATAACGAACAAATAACAACTGCTGCAAAACAATTAATAATAACAAAATTATGA
- a CDS encoding GNAT family N-acetyltransferase has protein sequence MASIIINKASAEDMDIIQKLGIQTFSETFSEHNTEKAMEKYLKESFNTEKITSELKNPDSHFYIAWEEDNPVGYLKVNCGKAQTELQDDTSLEIERIYVKKSHHGKKIGQLLYDQALTTAQHLRKSYLWLGVWEENLRALNFYRKNGFIEFDRHIFRLGDEEQTDLMMKKLLD, from the coding sequence ATGGCATCAATTATTATCAACAAAGCCTCTGCTGAAGATATGGATATTATCCAAAAACTTGGGATTCAGACTTTTTCAGAAACGTTTTCAGAACACAATACGGAAAAAGCCATGGAAAAATATCTGAAGGAAAGCTTCAATACAGAAAAAATAACCTCAGAACTCAAAAATCCTGATTCCCATTTCTATATTGCCTGGGAAGAAGACAATCCGGTAGGCTACCTGAAGGTTAACTGCGGGAAAGCACAAACCGAGTTACAGGATGATACCAGCCTTGAAATTGAAAGAATTTACGTCAAAAAGAGCCATCATGGTAAAAAAATAGGCCAGCTTCTTTACGATCAGGCATTGACAACCGCTCAACATCTCAGAAAATCATATCTGTGGCTGGGAGTTTGGGAAGAAAACTTAAGAGCTTTAAATTTTTACAGGAAAAATGGTTTTATAGAGTTTGACAGGCATATTTTCAGGCTTGGAGATGAAGAACAGACAGACTTGATGATGAAAAAATTATTGGATTAG
- a CDS encoding PLP-dependent aminotransferase family protein encodes MDSPVKIPYESFIKIDRKSETSIYLQIANQLVNAIQRGFLPFGTKLPGTRAFSEILEVHRNTAVAVYDELSAQGWVESFPNKGTFVIGKDQEKPIRVKDFQENNLQNYPKATGFTFKTSNILDNPFEHSDCEYVFNDGVPDIRLTQIRQHSRFYSSILKRKSNQKALGHYNHDGSEFFKEHLSQYLNLSRGLPISKNNLLITRSTEMSIYIVSEILLSPGDTVLVGDLSYFSVNMIFQKAGVNIVTLPIDEDGIIVESVREVCQKRKIRMLYLTPHHHYPTTVALSAQRRLELLELANEYGFVILEDDYDYEFHYDKSPILPLASADTNGMVIYIGSFGKSLAPGFRTGFIVAPENLMVEMRKHLGIIDRQGDILMERTLGEMIEEGEINRYLKKSLKVYQERRDHFSTLLKDSLGDMITFEKPSGGLAIWIEWNVPINLMQLSRKCAQDNLFIPKTLLYQNKNLIAIRLGFGDLNFDEMERGIEILSQNTLYFR; translated from the coding sequence ATGGATAGTCCGGTTAAAATTCCTTATGAAAGTTTTATTAAAATAGATAGAAAATCAGAGACTTCTATTTATTTACAAATAGCCAATCAATTAGTCAACGCTATTCAACGAGGCTTTTTACCTTTTGGAACCAAGCTTCCGGGAACCAGAGCCTTTAGTGAAATACTGGAAGTGCATCGGAATACAGCAGTGGCGGTTTATGATGAATTGTCTGCTCAGGGTTGGGTAGAAAGCTTTCCGAATAAAGGAACTTTTGTTATTGGAAAAGATCAGGAAAAACCTATAAGAGTAAAGGATTTCCAAGAAAACAACCTTCAAAATTATCCTAAAGCCACAGGATTTACATTTAAAACTTCTAACATTCTAGATAATCCCTTTGAGCATTCAGATTGTGAATATGTATTTAATGATGGAGTTCCGGATATAAGGCTTACCCAGATCAGACAGCATTCCAGGTTTTACAGCTCAATCCTGAAGCGTAAATCCAATCAGAAAGCACTTGGTCATTATAATCATGACGGAAGTGAATTTTTTAAAGAACACCTGTCGCAATATCTTAATCTATCCCGTGGATTACCTATTTCTAAAAATAATCTTCTGATTACCAGAAGTACGGAAATGAGTATTTATATTGTTTCCGAAATCCTTTTATCTCCTGGTGATACTGTTCTTGTAGGTGATCTGAGTTATTTTTCTGTGAATATGATTTTTCAAAAAGCAGGGGTGAATATTGTCACACTTCCTATAGATGAAGATGGAATTATTGTTGAAAGTGTTCGCGAAGTTTGCCAAAAGCGGAAAATAAGAATGCTTTATCTTACTCCACACCATCACTATCCTACAACTGTTGCTTTAAGTGCGCAACGAAGACTGGAACTGCTGGAGTTGGCTAACGAATATGGGTTTGTAATTCTTGAAGATGATTATGATTATGAATTCCATTATGATAAAAGCCCGATTTTGCCTTTAGCCAGTGCTGATACAAACGGAATGGTGATCTACATAGGGTCTTTTGGAAAATCACTGGCACCGGGATTCAGAACCGGATTTATTGTAGCTCCTGAAAATCTGATGGTGGAAATGCGGAAACATCTTGGCATTATTGATCGCCAGGGCGATATTCTGATGGAAAGAACATTGGGCGAAATGATCGAGGAAGGAGAAATCAACCGCTATCTGAAAAAATCTTTAAAAGTATACCAGGAAAGGAGGGATCATTTCAGTACTTTGCTTAAAGATAGCCTGGGAGATATGATTACTTTTGAAAAGCCTTCAGGAGGTCTTGCCATTTGGATAGAATGGAATGTGCCCATCAATCTCATGCAATTGAGCCGGAAATGTGCCCAGGATAATCTTTTTATTCCCAAAACTCTACTGTATCAGAATAAGAATCTTATTGCTATAAGGCTGGGTTTTGGAGACTTAAATTTTGATGAAATGGAAAGGGGTATTGAAATTCTTTCCCAGAATACCTTGTATTTTAGATAA
- the bioB gene encoding biotin synthase BioB, which produces MDTKTIKNNWTKEEIEEIYHLPLMELIYKAATIHRQWHDPSEVQISTLLSIKTGGCPEDCSYCGQAARYHTNIKVQALLPTETVIAHAQKAKDNGSSRFCMAAAWREVRNNRDFDRVIDMVKGVNELGLEVCCTLGMLTEEQAIRLQEAGLYAYNHNLDTSEQYYEEIISTRTFDNRINTINNVRKAGITVCSGGIIGLGETHRDRISMLLTLATMPKHPESVPINALARVEGTPLEDNEKVDPWEMVRMIATARIVMPSSMVRLSAGRIEMTETEQAWCFMAGANSIFTGERETLLVTPNPGVSEDMQMLETLGLKPMMKKETCC; this is translated from the coding sequence ATGGATACCAAAACGATCAAAAACAACTGGACTAAAGAAGAAATAGAGGAAATTTATCACCTACCGCTTATGGAGCTCATATACAAAGCAGCAACCATACACCGTCAATGGCATGATCCCTCCGAGGTACAGATTTCTACTTTATTATCCATCAAAACCGGAGGCTGTCCGGAAGACTGCTCATACTGCGGACAGGCCGCCCGTTACCATACCAATATCAAGGTACAGGCTTTATTACCTACAGAAACGGTAATTGCCCACGCTCAAAAAGCAAAAGACAATGGTTCATCCCGTTTCTGCATGGCGGCAGCTTGGCGTGAAGTACGTAATAACCGTGACTTCGACAGAGTTATTGACATGGTAAAAGGAGTAAACGAACTTGGCCTGGAAGTATGCTGTACGTTAGGAATGCTTACTGAAGAACAGGCAATAAGACTTCAGGAAGCAGGATTATATGCTTACAACCACAATCTTGATACTTCTGAGCAATATTATGAAGAAATCATTTCCACCAGAACATTTGATAACAGAATCAATACTATTAACAATGTTCGAAAAGCAGGGATTACCGTGTGCTCCGGCGGAATCATAGGACTTGGGGAAACGCACAGAGACAGGATTTCTATGCTGTTAACTTTAGCAACAATGCCTAAACACCCAGAATCAGTTCCTATTAACGCATTGGCTAGAGTAGAAGGAACTCCATTGGAAGATAATGAGAAAGTAGATCCATGGGAAATGGTAAGAATGATTGCCACTGCAAGAATCGTAATGCCTTCTTCTATGGTAAGATTAAGCGCCGGACGTATAGAAATGACGGAAACAGAACAGGCATGGTGCTTCATGGCTGGAGCCAACTCTATCTTCACAGGGGAAAGAGAAACGTTACTGGTCACTCCCAATCCGGGTGTTTCTGAAGACATGCAAATGCTTGAAACCCTTGGATTAAAACCCATGATGAAAAAAGAAACCTGCTGTTAA